One Prolixibacteraceae bacterium DNA segment encodes these proteins:
- a CDS encoding phage head-tail connector protein: MWKVLRKNREQPLHLITMDQAKLQLRLTHNHQDALIEEIIEEASDWVERYSGRSLAPCELVGSASNWDEIEEISKGPVRKIVSVKYIDEFGNLKELEEAQAHLDNRELTANIYFTGELPLVDTQRHNAIEITMTAGYNADELPHIVKNAVRLTASTIFLNGGDYVDERNTFAKNQIKAISIPHV, from the coding sequence ATGTGGAAAGTACTTCGAAAAAATAGAGAGCAACCTCTTCATTTGATCACAATGGATCAGGCTAAGTTGCAACTTCGTCTGACACACAACCATCAGGATGCCCTTATTGAAGAGATCATCGAAGAGGCTTCCGATTGGGTTGAACGTTATAGTGGTCGTAGTTTGGCTCCATGTGAATTGGTTGGGAGTGCTTCCAATTGGGACGAGATTGAAGAGATCTCAAAAGGTCCAGTACGAAAGATTGTGTCGGTTAAATATATCGATGAGTTTGGAAACCTCAAAGAGCTTGAAGAAGCACAGGCACATCTAGACAATAGAGAGCTTACAGCCAACATCTATTTTACTGGAGAACTACCACTGGTGGACACCCAAAGACATAATGCCATTGAGATCACTATGACTGCAGGATACAATGCGGATGAACTTCCTCACATTGTAAAGAATGCTGTACGATTGACGGCTTCTACGATCTTCCTTAATGGTGGAGACTATGTAGATGAACGGAACACTTTTGCAAAGAATCAGATCAAAGCCATATCGATACCTCATGTATAA
- a CDS encoding phage major capsid protein, translating into MRTSQAIKKEITDLRATLQPLAKRVAELNDDEKKQFDDGTVQLKALNEELQRTEQAEDIIRAAAGASTQTISTQDDNDLRSYSFARALRIAAGDTPLDGIEREMDQEAKKEATAQGKSFNGVSIPHRILSQGRALPSQNTTEPGAGQELITEEAGSFLMELRNKMILSQLGATYLTGLQGDLPLIDGAGFEASWIDESKGIDAGKMKTTKRVLQPKMMACAGSISRKLLVQTNNVAEQIVRQNLTDAMAYGIQTAAFNGAGDKEPLGILNTDGIQAHSLGSNGDRLSWDDIVKLETLISQMNADIGNLAYITNAKVRGYLKTKLKADAVAGYIWDKNLVNGYNAHVTNSLPSNLSKGSGQNLSSMIFGNFADLYIGSWGGIDLISDPYTAASQNAIKLFIHSMHDITVRRKESFAVCKDIITL; encoded by the coding sequence ATGAGAACATCCCAAGCAATCAAGAAAGAGATTACAGATCTCCGAGCAACATTACAGCCATTGGCAAAGCGTGTTGCAGAACTGAACGATGATGAAAAGAAACAATTTGATGATGGAACAGTCCAGTTGAAAGCCCTTAATGAAGAGCTTCAACGCACAGAACAAGCAGAAGATATTATTCGTGCTGCAGCTGGAGCGTCTACCCAGACGATCTCTACTCAAGACGACAACGACCTAAGAAGTTACTCTTTTGCCAGAGCACTTCGTATTGCTGCTGGAGACACTCCTCTTGATGGTATTGAAAGAGAGATGGATCAAGAGGCAAAAAAAGAAGCGACTGCTCAAGGTAAATCTTTTAATGGAGTCTCTATTCCTCATCGTATCCTTTCGCAAGGACGTGCACTTCCATCACAAAACACGACTGAACCTGGAGCAGGTCAGGAGTTGATTACAGAAGAGGCAGGTTCTTTCTTGATGGAGCTAAGAAATAAAATGATTCTTTCTCAATTGGGAGCCACCTACCTTACAGGTCTTCAAGGGGATCTTCCTTTGATTGATGGAGCTGGTTTCGAAGCATCATGGATTGATGAATCCAAAGGTATTGATGCTGGTAAAATGAAGACCACCAAACGAGTCCTTCAACCAAAGATGATGGCTTGTGCAGGATCTATCTCACGCAAACTTTTGGTTCAAACCAACAATGTAGCAGAGCAGATCGTTCGTCAAAACCTTACAGATGCCATGGCCTATGGTATTCAAACAGCTGCCTTTAATGGAGCCGGAGATAAAGAGCCTTTAGGTATCTTGAATACAGATGGCATTCAAGCACACAGTTTGGGATCTAATGGTGATCGACTTTCATGGGACGACATTGTCAAGTTGGAGACCTTGATCTCTCAAATGAATGCGGACATTGGAAACTTGGCATATATCACCAATGCCAAAGTTCGTGGTTACTTAAAGACCAAACTCAAAGCGGATGCCGTGGCTGGTTATATCTGGGATAAGAATTTAGTGAATGGCTACAATGCACACGTAACCAATTCGCTTCCATCCAATCTGAGTAAAGGATCAGGACAGAATCTTTCTTCTATGATCTTTGGAAACTTTGCCGATCTATATATTGGATCATGGGGCGGTATCGACTTGATCTCTGATCCTTATACTGCAGCATCGCAAAATGCAATTAAACTCTTTATCCATTCGATGCACGACATCACCGTTCGCCGTAAAGAGTCCTTCGCTGTTTGTAAGGATATCATCACCCTATAA
- a CDS encoding manganese efflux pump MntP family protein has translation MSLFTIIFIAIGLSIDSLAASISMGACATRIRKREVFRIASYMALFQGGMPVIGWLVGSSFKSVVQACDHWIAFSLLLFIGGKLIFDGIRFDANKACGTMGHTSKYSHWMLMGVALATSIDAMIVGVGFALEEVNITLAMAIIALITFTFSSVGVTLGRKLGNKINSGIEIFGGVVLIAIGVKILISHLCM, from the coding sequence ATGTCGTTATTTACAATCATTTTTATTGCTATTGGACTCTCTATTGATAGTTTGGCTGCCAGTATCTCCATGGGAGCTTGTGCCACCCGAATTCGTAAGCGGGAAGTGTTTCGTATTGCTTCTTATATGGCTTTGTTTCAGGGTGGAATGCCTGTGATTGGGTGGCTCGTTGGGAGTAGTTTTAAATCTGTCGTTCAGGCTTGTGATCATTGGATCGCCTTCTCTCTCTTACTGTTTATTGGGGGTAAGTTAATCTTTGATGGCATTCGTTTTGATGCCAACAAAGCTTGTGGTACCATGGGACACACTTCTAAATATTCTCATTGGATGTTGATGGGAGTGGCTTTGGCTACCAGTATTGATGCCATGATTGTTGGTGTTGGGTTCGCTTTAGAGGAGGTGAATATCACTCTTGCCATGGCTATCATTGCGCTGATAACTTTTACATTCTCCTCTGTTGGGGTTACTTTAGGTCGTAAGTTGGGGAACAAGATTAATAGTGGTATTGAGATCTTCGGTGGTGTGGTACTTATCGCTATTGGGGTGAAAATATTGATTAGCCATCTTTGTATGTAA
- a CDS encoding phage portal protein, which translates to MKIRALLSNAFTRSKKNDQQDDNNHLVGSYDWLQNITRVGGSDSEKMAAVFNAVRLLSEVPASLPIRLYKQEDHNRTRLFDHPVVQLLNTPNGFQTNYIFFETLFRSLQLHGNAIAVIRFSEQGVPTSIIPVSWLSTVVHMDRALNLIYKISDTKIQGSFLSYEVLHLKINTKDGIIGRSPVMVGRENLALGKSAESFGKEFFDKKGQFKGWVKAPQAFKSEEQYKEWSRKFHGALKDNFSTPVLENNMEYHPVPINNDQAQFIATRQFSIQDVARWFNIPPHLLKDLSRATFSNIEHQNIEFVVYSLRSLIKMVEAELKQKLIDPKEGLTIKYSVDGLLRGDTKTRLEYVKGLTQAGILTRNEARELENLPKIEGLDNDQPLYPAHLAGKMNKKDNTSNTKE; encoded by the coding sequence ATGAAAATAAGAGCCTTACTTTCGAATGCATTTACAAGATCGAAAAAAAACGATCAGCAAGATGATAACAATCATCTAGTTGGCTCTTATGACTGGTTACAAAATATCACTCGAGTTGGGGGCAGTGATTCAGAAAAGATGGCGGCTGTATTTAATGCAGTGCGCCTTCTTTCAGAAGTTCCAGCATCCCTTCCAATACGATTATATAAACAAGAGGATCACAACAGGACACGTCTATTTGATCACCCTGTGGTTCAACTCCTGAATACTCCTAATGGTTTTCAAACCAACTATATCTTCTTTGAAACCTTGTTTCGTTCGCTGCAACTTCATGGCAATGCCATTGCAGTAATTCGTTTTTCAGAACAAGGAGTTCCAACCTCTATCATTCCAGTATCATGGTTATCTACTGTGGTACATATGGATAGAGCTCTCAATCTTATCTACAAAATATCAGACACCAAAATACAAGGGAGCTTCCTATCTTACGAAGTACTACATCTAAAGATCAACACCAAGGATGGAATCATTGGTCGTAGTCCTGTGATGGTAGGAAGAGAAAATTTAGCACTGGGTAAAAGTGCCGAGTCTTTTGGTAAAGAGTTCTTCGATAAGAAGGGACAATTTAAAGGATGGGTGAAAGCACCACAAGCTTTTAAATCAGAAGAGCAATACAAAGAGTGGAGCCGTAAATTTCATGGTGCATTGAAAGACAACTTTTCGACTCCAGTACTGGAGAACAATATGGAGTATCATCCTGTGCCAATCAATAACGACCAAGCACAGTTTATTGCCACACGTCAATTCTCTATTCAAGATGTGGCACGTTGGTTTAATATACCTCCTCACTTACTGAAGGATCTATCCAGAGCCACATTCTCCAACATAGAACATCAGAATATTGAGTTCGTCGTCTACTCTCTTCGGTCTTTGATTAAGATGGTAGAAGCTGAATTGAAACAGAAACTCATCGATCCCAAGGAGGGCTTGACCATTAAATACTCCGTGGATGGTCTCCTTCGTGGAGACACCAAGACACGACTTGAATATGTCAAAGGATTGACACAAGCTGGTATCCTCACAAGGAATGAAGCCAGAGAACTGGAGAACCTTCCAAAGATTGAAGGACTCGACAACGATCAACCACTCTACCCTGCACACCTTGCTGGTAAGATGAATAAGAAAGACAATACATCAAACACAAAAGAATAA
- a CDS encoding site-specific integrase: protein MKARYSYIYNRKNKLNKQGTALIQICVYFKSRQRAYISTGIYIRPEEWNDKDKCICKNPNSIKMNHQIRSLRNRIEDKEMELLDRGACLSPQILEEFLLIKQSGNRYDFIQFCENYNKKDNSVTVGTYKARNTGIANIKKHNKMRVWADINLKNIVGFDNYLHKQGYKIATIGKQHSYLKLFINAAIKEGYLNPHENPYMHFKICKKDHSEVPRYIKPEEIEKIKAVALPYETGELSKDLFLFSCYTGIAYSDVMTLTQENLLEINNRPVIKKKRQKTKEEFIVPILLLPQHILKKYKDNERETLFPSISNQKYNKNLKRIADAAGIKEKLTTHVARHTFASIFLNSGGRIETLQRILGHADINSTQVYAKIFDETVLNEMDLIEK from the coding sequence ATGAAAGCAAGATATAGTTACATCTACAACAGGAAGAATAAATTAAACAAACAAGGCACTGCTCTTATCCAAATTTGTGTCTATTTTAAAAGTCGTCAAAGGGCTTATATTTCGACTGGAATATATATTCGTCCAGAAGAGTGGAATGACAAAGATAAGTGTATTTGTAAAAACCCCAACTCTATAAAAATGAATCATCAAATACGTTCTTTGAGGAATCGAATCGAGGACAAAGAGATGGAACTTTTGGATAGAGGAGCATGCCTTTCACCTCAAATATTGGAAGAATTTCTTCTTATAAAACAGTCTGGAAATCGTTATGATTTTATTCAATTTTGTGAAAACTATAACAAAAAGGATAACAGTGTCACCGTAGGTACATATAAGGCTAGAAATACTGGAATAGCCAATATAAAGAAGCATAACAAGATGCGTGTTTGGGCAGACATCAATCTAAAAAACATTGTTGGATTTGATAACTATCTACACAAACAAGGCTATAAAATAGCTACGATCGGAAAGCAACACTCCTACCTTAAACTATTTATAAATGCTGCTATTAAAGAGGGGTATTTAAACCCTCATGAGAACCCCTATATGCATTTTAAGATATGCAAGAAGGATCATAGTGAAGTTCCTAGGTATATTAAACCTGAAGAAATTGAAAAGATAAAAGCAGTTGCACTCCCTTATGAGACTGGAGAACTCTCTAAGGATCTCTTTCTATTCTCTTGCTATACTGGTATTGCATATAGTGACGTGATGACTTTGACTCAAGAAAACTTACTGGAGATCAACAATCGCCCAGTAATCAAAAAAAAGAGACAAAAGACAAAAGAGGAGTTTATTGTTCCTATTCTACTCCTACCCCAACATATTCTCAAGAAATATAAGGATAACGAACGTGAGACACTCTTCCCTTCTATCTCGAATCAGAAGTATAACAAAAACCTAAAACGCATCGCAGATGCTGCTGGAATCAAAGAGAAGCTTACCACTCACGTAGCACGACATACTTTTGCCTCTATCTTTCTTAATTCTGGAGGACGTATCGAAACACTTCAACGTATCCTTGGACACGCTGATATCAACTCCACACAGGTCTATGCAAAGATATTTGATGAGACTGTATTAAATGAAATGGATCTGATTGAAAAATAA
- a CDS encoding helix-turn-helix domain-containing protein: MKQNILETIPADLSSEQRMAFREIIFEVLMEAIPEVIKEITPRIIEEVKVSLRHETKVDNIKAHILRYPTQILDTRAICAIMGWSASTVQRKRDDFYNPLPMYKDGRRYIISKDEFIQYLRL; this comes from the coding sequence ATGAAACAAAATATCTTAGAAACAATCCCTGCAGACCTTTCCTCAGAACAAAGAATGGCATTTCGTGAAATCATTTTCGAAGTACTCATGGAAGCAATCCCTGAAGTAATCAAAGAGATCACACCTAGAATTATAGAAGAGGTAAAGGTGAGTTTACGACATGAGACCAAAGTGGACAATATCAAAGCTCACATACTCCGCTACCCGACTCAAATACTGGACACTAGAGCAATATGTGCGATTATGGGTTGGTCTGCATCTACCGTACAAAGGAAACGTGATGACTTTTATAATCCACTTCCCATGTATAAAGATGGTCGAAGGTACATCATAAGCAAAGATGAATTCATTCAATACCTCCGATTATGA
- a CDS encoding P27 family phage terminase small subunit, whose protein sequence is MAGRPPKNREIKKLQGTLQPCRDKGPDVAFQKIIQWPPAPRELCTKGKKLYETTCSQLKLLGVLNEVNLAIVLAYATEMGKYFTTEKELARTKDNPTPRLQAVYDKNGTLLKYIRNPLDKMASEYLDNARKMANELGITPASQHKIKGVMTEQTQDEFEALSNKYDEEL, encoded by the coding sequence ATGGCAGGAAGACCACCTAAAAATAGAGAAATAAAGAAACTACAAGGCACATTGCAACCATGTAGAGACAAAGGACCCGATGTAGCATTTCAAAAAATCATACAATGGCCTCCAGCTCCACGTGAGTTGTGCACCAAAGGAAAGAAACTCTATGAGACCACCTGTTCTCAACTAAAGCTTCTGGGTGTTTTGAATGAAGTAAACCTTGCAATCGTTTTGGCTTATGCCACAGAGATGGGAAAGTACTTTACTACAGAGAAAGAGCTTGCACGAACCAAAGACAATCCCACGCCAAGACTACAGGCGGTGTATGATAAGAATGGAACGCTACTTAAATATATACGCAATCCTCTGGATAAGATGGCGAGCGAATATCTAGACAACGCTCGTAAGATGGCCAATGAATTGGGGATCACTCCAGCATCCCAACACAAGATCAAAGGAGTCATGACAGAACAGACACAAGATGAATTTGAAGCATTGTCAAATAAATATGATGAAGAGTTATGA
- a CDS encoding HK97 family phage prohead protease yields the protein MTTPTTIHTPYAPITSGTVRAIPENVEETRTITFIASSETKDRHGTILPLEGWELDSFNANPIIGYQHNVYGASMCTDPDPDDVIGKGHAYIDETERLLLVDITFEKAELNLKAEKIFRKVLAGTLNAVSVGFLPTEEGNWGADDQAAGERDATYFYGKRELLEVSVVNIPSNKEALKRQLRNNTSQALMYIWKALGSNYRISEIEQLRVTNILDLLEGKEIVPEEDTKELLRSKEREVESLQRELTYYKTLANS from the coding sequence ATGACCACACCTACCACCATCCATACTCCTTACGCTCCCATCACTTCAGGGACTGTGAGAGCCATTCCAGAAAATGTGGAAGAGACTCGCACCATCACCTTTATCGCGTCCTCGGAAACGAAAGACCGCCATGGAACCATCCTACCTCTTGAAGGATGGGAGCTTGACTCATTCAATGCCAATCCGATCATTGGATACCAACACAATGTGTATGGTGCTTCGATGTGTACCGATCCCGATCCTGATGATGTCATTGGGAAAGGACATGCCTATATCGATGAAACGGAACGACTTCTATTAGTAGATATCACTTTCGAAAAGGCAGAACTCAATCTTAAAGCGGAGAAGATATTTCGTAAGGTGTTGGCAGGAACACTCAATGCAGTAAGCGTGGGATTCCTTCCAACAGAAGAGGGAAATTGGGGAGCCGATGATCAAGCTGCAGGAGAACGAGATGCAACATACTTCTATGGCAAACGGGAACTACTAGAGGTGTCGGTGGTGAATATCCCATCCAACAAAGAGGCACTCAAACGTCAACTTCGAAACAACACCTCCCAAGCATTGATGTATATATGGAAAGCCCTCGGTAGTAATTACCGCATCTCTGAAATTGAGCAACTACGTGTGACCAACATATTAGACCTTCTGGAAGGAAAAGAGATTGTTCCAGAAGAGGACACCAAAGAACTATTACGATCGAAAGAGAGAGAGGTGGAATCCCTCCAGAGAGAACTTACCTATTACAAGACTTTAGCAAACTCTTAA
- a CDS encoding site-specific integrase: MIIKSSLSFNQLILMFLEELDIKESSRKNYRTTLRVFTRWLVTSKVDVRSPTRANIIAYKSYLKSLNLAATTLDNYLSSVRQLFAWMERRGFYENIAAGVHSPKRYKGFRKEYLQEKEVCHLLRSIKLYRVIDYRDLAIISLMVTMGLRSIEVCRLDVEDVQMGYDGFKLRVWGKGRDEKDRIIGCVPEFVMDYLNDYLLQRNHTGCSPLFVTHKNKRLNTMALSRIIKKRLEAAQLKRPGVTMHSFRHTAGITAIRHGADLQAVKEMLGHSSIDTTMIYLSAIEREKALSNSAIQTLGDTFNLRAKKRQEIAYSIP; the protein is encoded by the coding sequence ATGATTATCAAGAGTTCTCTTTCGTTCAACCAATTGATCTTGATGTTCCTGGAGGAGTTAGACATCAAGGAGTCTTCAAGAAAGAACTATCGAACGACCCTTCGTGTGTTTACACGTTGGTTGGTTACTTCGAAGGTCGATGTTCGTTCTCCTACCAGAGCCAACATCATTGCCTATAAGTCTTACTTGAAGTCCTTGAATCTTGCAGCAACCACACTGGATAACTATCTATCCAGTGTGAGACAGCTCTTTGCATGGATGGAACGAAGAGGATTCTATGAGAACATTGCAGCAGGAGTTCATTCACCTAAGCGATACAAGGGATTCCGTAAGGAGTACCTCCAAGAGAAAGAGGTTTGTCATCTATTAAGATCCATCAAACTATATCGAGTGATAGACTATCGAGACTTAGCAATCATCTCCTTGATGGTCACTATGGGATTAAGATCTATCGAGGTTTGTAGATTGGATGTCGAAGATGTACAGATGGGATACGATGGTTTCAAGCTTCGTGTCTGGGGAAAAGGTCGGGACGAGAAGGATCGTATCATTGGTTGTGTTCCAGAGTTCGTAATGGATTATCTTAATGACTATCTACTCCAGCGAAATCATACTGGATGCTCTCCTTTGTTTGTCACCCATAAGAACAAACGTCTCAATACGATGGCACTATCTCGTATCATCAAGAAGAGACTGGAAGCGGCACAACTGAAAAGACCAGGAGTCACGATGCATAGCTTTAGACATACTGCAGGGATCACTGCTATAAGACATGGTGCAGACCTTCAAGCGGTCAAAGAGATGTTAGGACATTCCAGTATCGATACAACGATGATTTATTTAAGTGCAATAGAGCGTGAAAAAGCTTTAAGTAATAGTGCAATACAGACCTTGGGTGATACATTCAATCTAAGGGCTAAAAAGAGGCAAGAAATAGCATATTCGATACCCTAA
- a CDS encoding replication-associated recombination protein A, whose product MTNQPLAERLRPQNLDHYFGQEHLVGAQGPIRKMIENGNISSFILWGPPGVGKTTLAKIVARLLDRPFFELSAINSGVKDVREVIDKAKKQRFFNTPNPILFIDEIHRFSKAQQDSLLGAVEQGVVTLIGATTENPSFEVISPLLSRCQVYVLKHVDASVLKKIVQRALEEDQYLKGVDIQVKEYEALLRFSGGDVRKLLNILEVVVNALSSQQSQGTLVIDNDSVQKNLQENLALYDKKGEMHYDIISAFIKSVRGGDPDAAVYYLARMLEGGEDVKFISRRLVILASEDIGLANPNALLLANATFDAVHKVGMPESRIMLSECTIYLATSPKSNSAYSAINEAIAEVRRTGHLPVPLSLRNAPTKLMSELGYKKDYKYSHAYDGNFAEQQFMPEGIENSRFYTPQDNPQEKKILERLKSWWKSRF is encoded by the coding sequence ATGACAAATCAACCGTTGGCAGAGAGGTTGCGACCTCAAAATTTAGATCACTATTTCGGACAAGAACATCTTGTCGGGGCACAAGGACCTATCCGTAAGATGATAGAGAATGGCAATATCTCTTCGTTTATCCTATGGGGACCTCCAGGTGTGGGTAAAACAACTTTAGCAAAGATTGTGGCACGTCTTTTAGATAGACCTTTTTTTGAGTTAAGTGCGATCAATTCAGGCGTGAAAGATGTGAGAGAAGTGATCGATAAAGCGAAGAAACAACGGTTTTTTAATACGCCAAACCCAATTCTTTTTATCGATGAGATCCATCGTTTTAGTAAGGCACAACAAGATTCACTCTTAGGGGCTGTGGAACAAGGGGTGGTCACTCTTATTGGGGCAACTACCGAGAACCCTAGCTTCGAGGTGATCTCTCCGCTGCTATCACGTTGTCAGGTCTATGTGTTGAAACATGTCGACGCTTCGGTTTTAAAGAAGATTGTACAACGAGCATTAGAGGAGGATCAATACCTTAAAGGGGTCGACATTCAGGTGAAAGAGTATGAGGCACTACTTCGGTTTTCTGGAGGAGATGTTCGTAAGCTTTTAAACATCCTAGAGGTGGTGGTCAATGCGCTCTCTTCGCAACAGAGTCAGGGTACTTTGGTGATTGATAACGATTCGGTGCAGAAGAACCTTCAAGAAAACTTGGCTCTTTACGATAAGAAAGGAGAGATGCATTACGATATTATCTCAGCCTTTATTAAATCGGTGCGTGGGGGAGATCCTGATGCCGCAGTCTACTATCTTGCACGTATGTTAGAGGGGGGAGAGGATGTGAAGTTTATCTCTCGGCGTCTGGTGATCTTGGCCTCGGAAGATATTGGACTTGCCAATCCCAATGCGCTACTTCTTGCCAATGCTACTTTCGATGCAGTGCATAAGGTAGGGATGCCAGAATCTCGTATTATGTTGTCGGAATGCACCATCTATCTTGCCACTTCGCCGAAGAGTAACTCTGCTTATAGTGCCATTAACGAGGCGATTGCAGAGGTGCGTCGAACTGGACATTTGCCTGTGCCATTGTCGTTGCGCAATGCTCCAACGAAGCTGATGTCGGAATTAGGTTATAAGAAAGATTATAAGTATTCTCATGCCTATGATGGCAATTTTGCAGAACAGCAGTTTATGCCAGAAGGGATTGAAAATAGTCGTTTTTATACGCCGCAAGACAACCCCCAAGAGAAAAAAATATTGGAACGTCTGAAGTCGTGGTGGAAATCTAGATTCTAA
- a CDS encoding HNH endonuclease, which produces MRKKNIRLFSKAREKEQVRERSNPFYHTYRWRKVSKEFLSREENQFCVHCKMNHVLAPATTTDHIIPMEICDDPYDERNFQPLCMRCNRIKGASDKRMIQQHKKKRHE; this is translated from the coding sequence ATGAGAAAGAAAAACATCAGACTCTTCTCAAAGGCAAGAGAAAAAGAACAGGTACGAGAAAGGAGTAATCCTTTCTATCATACCTATCGATGGAGAAAGGTCTCCAAAGAGTTTCTATCCAGAGAAGAGAATCAGTTTTGCGTTCATTGTAAGATGAACCATGTACTTGCTCCAGCAACGACCACCGACCATATTATCCCCATGGAGATATGTGACGATCCTTATGATGAGAGGAACTTCCAGCCTCTCTGTATGAGATGCAACCGAATCAAAGGCGCATCGGACAAACGAATGATTCAACAACACAAAAAGAAACGTCATGAATAA
- a CDS encoding sialate O-acetylesterase, whose protein sequence is MNRHQLYLPSKWKRAQSNGVGSVSAIAYYFANTLEQNTHIPTAIIVNTIGGSPTEAWIRYNTLTHDANTYDFFVNWKGSNGVDSWVKSRAAKNTSKATNPHQQHPYHASYLYQTSMEMLSKYPISGVLWYQGESNAENPEMFAHLFNTLKEDWRSAYARPQLPFYYVQLSGLNRPSWSYIRNVQTELDRQDPYAHMVVSYDYGNANNVHPTNKQPIGERLAKQALYFTYNKRSVTPYGPLLEKIEQKDSQLIVSFEYGKGLHPKEGKEVIGFEIAGEDRIFHPAQTSIKGDKVILINSKVTSPKYARYAWAPYTKANLVNGAGLPCPTWNTLYMTTDKHLFVGDMKDKR, encoded by the coding sequence ATCAACAGGCATCAGCTCTACCTGCCTAGCAAATGGAAGAGAGCACAATCGAATGGTGTCGGTTCTGTCTCAGCTATAGCATACTATTTTGCAAATACATTAGAACAAAACACCCATATTCCTACCGCGATCATTGTCAATACTATCGGAGGATCGCCAACAGAAGCATGGATTCGTTACAATACCTTGACTCACGATGCCAACACCTACGATTTCTTTGTCAATTGGAAAGGCTCTAATGGGGTAGATAGTTGGGTAAAGTCTAGAGCAGCCAAAAATACTAGCAAAGCCACCAACCCACACCAACAACATCCTTACCATGCCTCCTATTTGTATCAGACTTCTATGGAAATGCTTTCGAAGTACCCAATATCAGGAGTTCTTTGGTATCAAGGAGAATCGAATGCAGAGAATCCTGAGATGTTTGCGCACCTATTTAATACACTCAAAGAAGATTGGAGATCGGCCTACGCTAGACCTCAACTACCCTTCTATTATGTGCAATTATCTGGGCTAAACAGACCATCATGGAGCTATATTCGAAATGTACAGACCGAGTTAGATAGACAAGATCCTTATGCGCATATGGTGGTATCCTATGATTATGGGAATGCGAACAATGTACATCCAACAAACAAACAACCGATTGGAGAACGATTGGCAAAACAAGCACTTTACTTCACCTATAACAAACGTAGTGTGACTCCTTATGGACCGCTATTGGAAAAGATCGAGCAGAAAGACAGTCAATTGATCGTCTCTTTCGAATATGGCAAAGGACTACACCCTAAAGAGGGGAAAGAGGTGATAGGATTTGAGATAGCAGGAGAAGATCGCATCTTCCATCCAGCCCAGACATCCATCAAAGGAGACAAAGTGATCTTGATAAATTCAAAAGTAACAAGCCCAAAATACGCACGCTATGCATGGGCTCCATATACCAAAGCCAACTTAGTAAACGGTGCAGGACTACCTTGTCCTACTTGGAACACACTATACATGACAACAGACAAACATCTATTTGTAGGTGACATGAAAGATAAGAGATAA